Proteins encoded together in one Bombiscardovia nodaiensis window:
- the guaC gene encoding GMP reductase yields the protein MIPSEVFDYDDVQLIPNKCIIESRSQADTSVQFGPRTFKIPVVPANMETVINDELAQWLAANGYFYVMHRFEPQTRADFVRTMHSKGLYASISVGVKQGEHDFVDELAAADLVPEYVTIDIAHGHSDSVIRMIQHLKQALPGAFVIAGNVGTPEAVRELENAGADATKVGIGPGKACITKLKTGFGTGGWQLAAVRLCAKAARKPIIADGGIRYNGDIAKSIRFGASMVMVGSLLAGHDESPGGKITIDGKTFKQYWGSASEKQKGAYRNVEGKQMLVPYRGSIADTLREIEQDLQSSISYAGGRKLTDIRHVDYVIVNNSVLNGDNY from the coding sequence ATGATCCCTTCAGAAGTCTTTGATTATGACGATGTGCAGCTCATTCCCAACAAGTGCATTATCGAGTCTCGCTCTCAGGCGGACACCTCGGTGCAGTTTGGGCCCCGCACGTTTAAGATTCCGGTCGTTCCTGCCAATATGGAGACCGTGATTAACGATGAGCTGGCTCAGTGGCTGGCCGCCAACGGGTATTTTTACGTGATGCACCGCTTTGAGCCGCAAACCCGCGCCGATTTTGTGCGCACTATGCACAGCAAGGGGCTCTATGCCTCGATTTCCGTGGGTGTCAAGCAAGGCGAGCATGACTTTGTAGACGAGCTGGCTGCTGCCGACTTGGTGCCAGAATATGTCACGATTGACATAGCTCACGGGCACTCCGATTCGGTAATTCGCATGATTCAACACTTGAAGCAGGCCCTGCCCGGTGCTTTCGTTATCGCTGGCAACGTGGGCACGCCCGAGGCGGTGCGCGAGCTGGAGAACGCGGGCGCGGACGCTACGAAGGTGGGCATTGGGCCGGGCAAGGCTTGCATTACCAAACTCAAGACCGGCTTCGGTACTGGCGGTTGGCAGCTGGCGGCGGTGCGTCTGTGCGCCAAGGCTGCCCGTAAGCCAATTATTGCCGACGGTGGCATTCGCTACAACGGCGACATCGCTAAGTCCATTCGCTTCGGCGCTTCTATGGTGATGGTAGGCTCCTTGCTGGCTGGTCACGACGAGTCGCCCGGCGGCAAAATCACTATCGATGGCAAAACCTTCAAACAGTATTGGGGCTCGGCCTCGGAGAAGCAGAAGGGCGCCTACCGCAACGTGGAAGGTAAGCAGATGCTGGTGCCTTACCGCGGTTCCATCGCCGACACCTTGCGCGAGATTGAGCAAGACCTTCAGTCTTCTATCTCGTATGCGGGCGGCCGCAAGCTCACCGACATCCGACATGTGGATTACGTGATCGTGAACAATTCCGTCCTCAACGGCGACAACTACTAA
- the gif gene encoding UDP-galactopyranose mutase: MDADLVIVGAGLFGLTVAQQAVEKTGARMQIIDVRDHIGGNAYSYKDKETGAEIHKYGAHLFHTSNKRVWDYVNRFTEFTDYNHRVYTTHKGEVFPLPINLGTINQFFHAHYTPAQAKALIQEQAGELAGTDPENLNDQGISLIGRPLYEAFIKNYTAKQWQTDPSELPASIIKRLPVRFNYDNHYFKDTWEGLPKDGYTAWFERMIDDPRISVSLSTDFFDSSQPFNRDALVGKVPVVYTGPVDRYFDYQLGELKWRTVEFKEQRYDEDDHFGCPVMNFSDSDVPYTRAIEFKNFNPERYEEQNHERTVVWEEYSRFASKGDEPYYPINTAEDRSLYTQYKELAGQQPQVVFGGRLGTYAYYDMHQVINSALMAFEKQIGPMLAQ; the protein is encoded by the coding sequence ATGGACGCAGATTTGGTAATCGTAGGAGCGGGGCTGTTCGGGCTGACCGTGGCCCAGCAGGCTGTGGAGAAGACTGGCGCGCGCATGCAGATTATCGACGTACGCGACCACATAGGCGGCAACGCTTACTCCTACAAGGACAAAGAGACCGGTGCTGAGATTCACAAGTACGGTGCCCACCTCTTCCACACCTCCAACAAGCGCGTCTGGGATTACGTAAATCGTTTTACTGAGTTCACCGACTACAACCACCGCGTCTACACCACGCATAAGGGCGAGGTCTTCCCCCTGCCTATCAATTTGGGCACTATCAACCAGTTCTTCCACGCCCACTACACGCCCGCCCAAGCCAAGGCGTTGATTCAGGAGCAGGCCGGCGAACTGGCGGGCACCGATCCCGAGAATTTGAACGACCAGGGCATTTCGTTGATTGGCCGCCCCCTGTATGAGGCGTTTATTAAGAATTACACGGCAAAGCAGTGGCAGACCGACCCTTCCGAGTTGCCTGCTTCCATTATTAAGCGCCTGCCCGTGCGCTTCAACTATGACAACCACTACTTCAAGGACACCTGGGAGGGCCTGCCCAAGGACGGTTACACAGCTTGGTTTGAGCGCATGATTGACGACCCGCGCATTTCCGTCTCGCTCTCCACTGACTTCTTCGACAGCTCGCAGCCCTTCAACCGTGACGCTCTGGTAGGCAAGGTGCCTGTGGTCTACACCGGCCCCGTAGACCGCTATTTCGACTACCAGCTGGGCGAGCTCAAGTGGCGCACGGTAGAGTTTAAGGAGCAGCGCTACGACGAGGATGACCACTTCGGCTGCCCAGTTATGAACTTCTCTGACTCAGATGTGCCCTACACGCGCGCCATTGAGTTCAAAAACTTCAACCCTGAGCGCTACGAGGAGCAGAACCACGAGCGCACGGTGGTCTGGGAGGAGTACTCCCGCTTCGCCAGCAAGGGCGACGAACCCTACTACCCCATCAACACGGCCGAAGACCGCAGCCTCTACACACAGTACAAGGAACTAGCGGGACAGCAGCCTCAGGTGGTCTTCGGCGGACGCTTGGGCACCTACGCCTACTACGACATGCACCAGGTGATTAACTCCGCTCTGATGGCCTTCGAGAAGCAGATCGGGCCTATGCTCGCTCAGTGA
- a CDS encoding serine protease codes for MGKNKKLTCFLAVIASSAMIASIAASVSARTAPDASASQVRQSSSVQGPLSRKLQGANGQVTAFIEVNAISGVEQKAQKLAQLNMQRSGLSDEQKEQQANADGRSKAQKAQQTAEDVFHQLQSFDPSATKLYDTSYSISGVAVTADAAALRKLSEQSKQVTHISPIKSVKAIDDSQSPAGAEDGQKPNNKNSDQLVSAIQTWNQTGKTGQGVNIAVVDTGFDYTHADFGGSGNAADYATALASTANPLTDPVLSTKLDPAKYKGGYDFAGPTYDGRTNLTPAPDANPIDGQGGHHGTHVAGTAAGYGVKNDGTRFTGSYASVSQADVASMRIGPGAAPQAGVYALKVFGDGGGSTDLVGQALDWVAQHNLDPTTPPQDKIGVVSMSLGGTFGQTDDPENKAVDNLSHDGVISVIAAGNEDDVTDVTGSPGTAKSALTVAASQSGKTLQDAVEVTAGPASLVGTRLAGQYSSKYSNSGFSLTAPVARVTDPTNLEGCKAYSAADAARVSGKIAYVEWDDDALVCGSGARFNRAQAAGAVGVVFGSKQNVPEAGIAGNAAIPGFQMVKTANENQDLQTAIDNGTLQLRLADNLRLSVESNYASEKEDVVASFTSRGIHGSYDGTVKPDVAAPGVGIISASAGSGNNREVMSGTSMATPLTSGVTALVRQAHPDWNAYQVKAQMINTADHDVLSADRSTAMAPIRVGSGRIDAMAAVNNPVHVAADEVAVSGQFGIVQVPQAGYSDTKTFSVSNTSSSSRTYALSYAPRTSTPGVNYQLSANTITVPANGSATFSVTLSIPDQSVLRHTRDTTQTAEVAGEHRSYVTDASGVVKLTPQAGTPDAYGLRVAVSSAPKPVSQTSAPYQENVGGDKRLAISGHGFAQGTGEQTYASKLVPMVYGVEDPVDGYVGTPGDHAQRSLAAGDIRAVGYSSTAPQLADPSQGMLSFGIITDKTWNRIGNGGVIPSVFMDTNNDGAPDHLISVENETSNGAQSDTAYARTYSLDSFGNPDALVDTEPIDDAFISDSNQIVLSTKLSALGFTSASATAPINYQVITESVYAADAPNPGQVDEAGGSADDAFDAYHPAIWFGQSGASGNGVTFFDDQDGVQVPVNAAMVRTPGPSKVLSMHTYGSMPDQPNSQVSLDISNLTRINKAQLQSAITQYSGLDASKYTPASWQAFQAALAAAQQVISNPASVQADLDSAYSVLQTAYNGLVQAAPAVNKDKLQAAADAAAKLKAGDYTAASWAVFAQALAKAQSVLADPNASQDDVNAAEQALTAAVGQLVPATTSNPNQPGDGSGSGSGSGDGSGSGAGSGAGSNPGAGSGSGAGSGAGAGSDAGAGAAGAGPAPAPVNSQGVGATQNAGKGKNKAKAKAANQEEDPGSRLSSTGTQVDVVIGLAAVLALAAGSLYLGSRSKRSQGSISGLHIGR; via the coding sequence ATGGGCAAGAACAAGAAACTTACTTGTTTCTTGGCTGTTATAGCCAGTTCGGCCATGATAGCCTCCATAGCAGCGAGCGTTTCAGCGCGCACCGCACCGGATGCGTCGGCATCGCAAGTGCGGCAGTCATCGTCAGTTCAAGGTCCGTTGTCGCGCAAGCTGCAGGGCGCCAATGGTCAGGTGACTGCCTTTATCGAGGTCAATGCGATCTCTGGAGTTGAGCAAAAGGCACAAAAGCTGGCTCAGCTCAACATGCAGCGTTCGGGCCTGTCTGACGAACAGAAAGAACAGCAGGCAAATGCGGACGGTCGTAGCAAGGCTCAAAAAGCGCAGCAGACCGCCGAAGATGTATTCCATCAACTACAATCTTTTGATCCTTCAGCTACCAAGCTCTATGACACTTCTTACAGCATTTCGGGCGTAGCAGTCACCGCAGACGCAGCAGCCCTACGAAAGCTGTCCGAACAGTCCAAGCAAGTGACCCATATTTCACCGATTAAATCGGTCAAGGCCATTGATGATTCGCAGTCTCCAGCAGGTGCAGAAGACGGGCAGAAACCTAACAACAAGAACAGTGACCAGCTGGTAAGCGCCATTCAAACCTGGAACCAGACCGGCAAAACCGGGCAAGGTGTCAACATTGCAGTAGTCGATACCGGTTTTGATTACACGCACGCTGATTTCGGTGGTTCAGGCAATGCGGCCGATTATGCGACGGCTCTCGCTTCCACTGCCAATCCGCTGACCGATCCAGTGCTGAGTACCAAGCTCGACCCCGCCAAGTACAAAGGCGGCTACGATTTCGCTGGCCCTACGTATGATGGTCGGACCAACCTGACTCCCGCGCCCGATGCCAACCCAATTGATGGCCAGGGCGGCCACCATGGTACGCACGTTGCTGGCACTGCAGCTGGTTACGGCGTTAAGAATGATGGTACTCGTTTCACCGGTTCTTATGCGAGCGTGAGCCAAGCCGATGTGGCGAGTATGCGCATTGGTCCGGGCGCTGCCCCGCAAGCGGGCGTGTATGCGCTGAAGGTCTTCGGCGACGGCGGCGGGTCGACTGACCTAGTGGGTCAGGCTCTGGACTGGGTAGCCCAGCACAACCTGGATCCGACCACGCCTCCACAAGACAAGATCGGTGTTGTGTCTATGTCTCTGGGCGGTACGTTCGGCCAGACTGATGACCCCGAGAACAAGGCAGTCGACAATCTCTCCCATGACGGCGTCATTTCCGTCATCGCTGCCGGCAACGAGGATGACGTGACTGACGTGACTGGTTCGCCAGGCACAGCCAAGAGCGCCCTCACTGTGGCTGCCAGCCAATCTGGCAAGACCCTGCAAGATGCCGTTGAAGTGACGGCGGGTCCAGCGAGCTTGGTGGGTACCAGGCTAGCTGGTCAGTATTCCAGCAAATACAGCAATTCAGGTTTCTCACTGACAGCCCCTGTGGCGCGAGTTACCGATCCAACTAACTTGGAGGGCTGCAAGGCTTATTCTGCTGCTGATGCTGCTCGAGTGAGCGGGAAAATTGCATATGTGGAGTGGGATGATGACGCTCTCGTCTGCGGGTCTGGAGCGCGTTTTAATCGGGCCCAGGCCGCCGGAGCGGTAGGAGTTGTGTTTGGCTCCAAGCAGAACGTTCCCGAAGCTGGAATCGCTGGTAATGCCGCTATTCCCGGCTTCCAAATGGTCAAGACTGCTAATGAAAATCAAGATTTGCAAACTGCAATCGACAACGGCACTCTCCAGCTCAGACTGGCCGATAACCTGCGCTTGAGTGTGGAGTCGAACTACGCCAGCGAAAAGGAAGATGTAGTTGCTTCCTTCACTTCGCGCGGTATTCACGGCTCCTACGACGGCACGGTTAAGCCAGACGTTGCAGCTCCCGGCGTGGGCATTATTTCCGCCTCGGCTGGTTCCGGCAATAACCGTGAGGTGATGAGCGGAACTTCAATGGCAACTCCTTTGACTTCCGGCGTTACGGCTCTGGTTCGCCAGGCTCACCCGGATTGGAACGCTTACCAAGTCAAGGCTCAGATGATTAACACTGCTGACCATGATGTGCTCAGCGCGGATCGTTCTACGGCAATGGCCCCCATTCGCGTGGGTTCAGGCCGTATCGATGCCATGGCCGCAGTCAACAATCCAGTTCATGTTGCTGCTGATGAAGTGGCTGTGAGTGGGCAGTTTGGCATCGTCCAGGTGCCTCAGGCTGGTTATTCGGATACCAAGACTTTCTCGGTTTCGAACACCAGCAGTAGTTCGCGCACATACGCGCTGTCTTACGCGCCGCGCACATCAACTCCTGGCGTCAACTACCAGTTGAGCGCGAACACTATCACCGTGCCGGCCAACGGCTCGGCCACTTTCAGCGTTACGCTCAGCATTCCCGACCAGTCCGTCTTGCGCCACACGCGCGACACGACGCAAACTGCTGAAGTTGCAGGTGAGCATCGTTCGTATGTGACTGACGCGTCTGGCGTGGTCAAGTTGACTCCACAGGCGGGTACTCCCGACGCTTACGGCTTGCGAGTAGCGGTTTCTTCGGCCCCCAAGCCCGTTTCGCAGACGAGCGCTCCCTACCAGGAGAACGTGGGCGGCGATAAGCGACTGGCTATCAGCGGTCACGGCTTCGCCCAGGGCACCGGTGAGCAGACCTACGCATCCAAGTTGGTTCCGATGGTCTACGGAGTTGAGGATCCAGTCGACGGATATGTGGGCACACCGGGCGATCATGCTCAGCGTAGCCTGGCAGCTGGTGATATTCGCGCGGTGGGGTATTCCTCTACAGCACCACAGCTGGCGGATCCCTCGCAGGGTATGCTCTCCTTCGGTATTATTACCGACAAGACCTGGAATCGCATAGGCAACGGCGGTGTCATACCAAGTGTCTTCATGGATACCAACAATGATGGAGCTCCGGATCACCTTATTTCTGTGGAAAATGAGACTTCTAATGGTGCTCAGTCTGACACTGCATACGCACGCACATACTCTCTGGATAGTTTCGGGAATCCCGACGCGCTCGTAGACACGGAGCCAATTGATGATGCCTTCATCTCTGACTCCAACCAGATAGTGCTATCCACCAAGCTCTCAGCGCTCGGCTTTACCAGCGCCAGTGCTACGGCTCCTATCAACTATCAGGTAATAACTGAGTCAGTTTATGCGGCTGATGCGCCGAATCCGGGTCAGGTGGATGAAGCTGGCGGCTCTGCTGATGATGCCTTCGACGCTTACCATCCAGCCATTTGGTTCGGGCAGAGTGGCGCCTCGGGTAACGGGGTCACTTTCTTCGACGACCAAGATGGCGTACAGGTGCCGGTAAATGCTGCCATGGTTAGGACTCCTGGCCCTAGCAAGGTGCTGAGCATGCATACGTATGGTTCTATGCCCGACCAGCCCAATAGCCAGGTGAGCTTGGACATCAGCAACTTGACGCGTATTAACAAGGCGCAGTTGCAGTCTGCCATTACCCAGTATTCAGGTTTGGACGCGAGCAAGTACACGCCCGCTTCCTGGCAGGCCTTCCAAGCGGCCCTAGCGGCGGCTCAGCAGGTCATCAGCAACCCAGCTTCGGTGCAGGCCGATCTTGACAGCGCTTATAGCGTCTTGCAAACTGCCTACAACGGCTTGGTGCAAGCGGCTCCGGCAGTCAATAAGGACAAGCTCCAGGCTGCTGCTGATGCTGCGGCAAAGCTGAAAGCTGGCGACTACACGGCTGCTAGCTGGGCGGTGTTTGCCCAGGCTCTGGCCAAGGCTCAGTCGGTATTAGCCGATCCAAACGCTAGCCAGGATGACGTGAATGCTGCTGAGCAGGCTCTAACGGCAGCCGTAGGTCAGCTCGTGCCAGCAACGACTAGCAACCCGAATCAGCCAGGTGATGGGTCTGGCTCGGGTTCTGGCTCTGGTGATGGTTCGGGTTCTGGCGCAGGCTCGGGTGCTGGCAGCAATCCTGGTGCCGGTTCTGGTAGCGGAGCTGGTTCTGGTGCAGGTGCAGGCTCCGATGCTGGTGCTGGCGCAGCTGGCGCTGGCCCGGCTCCGGCTCCGGTCAACAGCCAGGGCGTTGGTGCAACTCAGAATGCTGGCAAGGGCAAGAACAAGGCTAAGGCTAAGGCTGCTAATCAGGAAGAGGATCCGGGTAGTAGGTTGAGTTCCACGGGTACTCAGGTTGATGTGGTGATTGGCTTGGCTGCTGTGCTTGCGCTCGCTGCTGGAAGTCTGTACCTGGGCTCTCGTTCCAAGCGTTCGCAGGGTTCTATCAGCGGTTTGCATATTGGTCGCTGA
- a CDS encoding inositol-3-phosphate synthase: MSIRVAIAGVGNCASSLVQGVEYYKDAKDDAKIPGIMHANFGGYRIHDVEFVTAFDVDSLKVGKDLSEAIFASQNNTYKFCDVPNLGVEVLRGPTGDGLGEYYQQMIKESDAPAVDVAQVLRDKQVDVLVSYLPVGSEEADKAYAQAAIDAGCAFVNCLPVFIASDPEWAQKFRDAGLPIVGDDIKSQVGATITHRVMARLFEDRGVRLDRTYQLNVGGNMDFMNMLQRTRLESKKVSKTRAVTSIVPHEMDPHNVHIGPSDYVAWLDDRKLAFVRLEGTTFGDVPLSLEYRLEVWDSPNSAGIVIDAVRAAKIALDRHLGGPVLAPSSYFMKSPAVQHEDNEAHQLVEDFIAGKVEGDEAALNADVESAKANGKDVWHA; the protein is encoded by the coding sequence ATGAGCATCCGTGTAGCTATAGCTGGCGTTGGCAACTGTGCCTCGTCGCTAGTGCAGGGAGTCGAATATTACAAAGACGCGAAAGACGACGCGAAGATCCCAGGCATCATGCACGCCAACTTCGGCGGCTACCGCATTCATGACGTGGAATTCGTGACCGCTTTCGACGTGGATTCGTTGAAGGTTGGCAAGGACCTGTCCGAAGCCATTTTTGCCTCGCAGAACAACACTTATAAGTTCTGCGACGTGCCGAACTTGGGTGTGGAAGTCCTGCGTGGACCCACCGGAGACGGCTTGGGCGAGTACTACCAGCAGATGATTAAGGAGTCGGACGCTCCTGCCGTTGACGTGGCTCAGGTGCTGCGCGACAAGCAGGTTGACGTGCTGGTTTCCTACCTGCCCGTAGGCTCTGAGGAAGCTGACAAAGCGTATGCTCAGGCCGCGATTGACGCTGGCTGTGCGTTCGTCAACTGCCTGCCAGTCTTCATTGCCTCTGACCCTGAGTGGGCTCAGAAGTTCCGCGATGCCGGCCTGCCAATCGTGGGCGACGACATCAAGAGCCAGGTGGGCGCTACGATTACCCACCGTGTGATGGCCCGCCTCTTCGAGGACCGTGGCGTGCGCCTGGATCGCACCTACCAGCTGAACGTGGGCGGCAACATGGACTTTATGAACATGCTGCAGCGCACTCGTTTGGAGTCTAAGAAGGTTTCCAAGACTCGCGCTGTCACCTCTATCGTGCCTCACGAGATGGATCCACACAACGTTCACATCGGTCCTTCCGACTATGTGGCTTGGCTGGACGACCGCAAGCTGGCCTTCGTACGCCTCGAGGGCACCACCTTCGGCGATGTGCCGCTGAGCTTGGAGTACCGCCTGGAGGTTTGGGATTCGCCGAACTCCGCCGGTATCGTCATTGATGCTGTGCGCGCTGCCAAGATTGCTCTGGATCGCCATCTGGGCGGCCCGGTGCTGGCTCCGTCCTCCTACTTCATGAAGTCCCCGGCTGTGCAGCACGAGGACAATGAGGCTCACCAGCTGGTTGAGGACTTCATCGCTGGCAAGGTTGAGGGCGACGAAGCCGCTCTGAATGCGGACGTTGAGTCCGCCAAGGCTAACGGTAAGGACGTTTGGCACGCCTGA
- a CDS encoding hypothetical protein (frameshifted, insertion/deletion at around 2125652): MGTFADQNREIINCAPLPKYVGNAVISSENRTFYSDSGIDLKGIGRALLNNVTKGTRQGGSTITQQYAERYYLGETTSYTGKLREAMLSLKITRTEDKDTILCNYMNTIYLGRGAYGIQAASQAYFGKDAKDLTLAESAMLAGIIPAPSTWDPAVNPKEAESRFHRVLSIMREDGYINAKEEHDALMPKTIDYSPQNVYQGPNGYLLRMVRSELSGGKKAPFTADEIDTGGYKITTTIDKGKQDLMNQVASPSNPAKHLPEGLQVGGISVNPKDGSVISFYAGDDYLQHQLNNASQATFQVGSTMKVFTLLGAIQDGVSLNTVFNGNSPRTFKSVGRAVSNAENISYGYVNLYSALANSVNTAFMDLNEHVTPQKTAQIAHTAGIEGKIDDSTTFDTLGVDALSAYDLTQGYQTIANGGKKIPLHLVAEVKDSKNQELYKPTTLGEQVFNADQVALLQKAMTGTVQYGTGTQARSIGKTIAAKTGTANDDTAASVAGFTPSVLTTFGIWYPGADGSAQKIPNFMGYPHGSGYPTYLFTQYMKQATADMAEEKFPAAKDTGKVGGPDGTWGTGGYSYQRSYNYNYNNYNYGNQNYQNQQQGTQKPQTQTQPQTQQGTQQSAQPAPAPSTQPAQPAQPQQSAPAQPAQPQQSSGQ, from the coding sequence GTGGGCACCTTCGCCGACCAAAACCGCGAGATTATTAACTGCGCTCCCCTGCCCAAATATGTGGGAAACGCCGTTATTTCCTCAGAAAATCGCACCTTCTACTCCGACTCCGGCATCGACCTCAAAGGCATCGGCCGCGCTTTGCTCAACAACGTGACCAAGGGCACCCGTCAGGGCGGCTCCACCATCACCCAACAGTATGCTGAGCGCTACTACTTAGGCGAAACCACCTCCTACACGGGCAAGCTGCGCGAAGCCATGCTCTCCTTGAAAATCACGCGCACCGAAGACAAAGACACCATCCTGTGTAACTACATGAACACCATTTACTTGGGGCGTGGCGCTTACGGCATTCAAGCAGCCTCGCAAGCCTACTTTGGCAAGGATGCGAAGGACCTGACCCTGGCCGAATCAGCTATGCTGGCGGGCATTATTCCCGCGCCATCCACCTGGGATCCGGCCGTGAACCCCAAGGAAGCTGAATCTCGCTTCCACCGCGTGCTCTCTATCATGCGCGAAGACGGCTATATCAATGCCAAAGAAGAGCACGACGCACTGATGCCCAAAACCATCGACTACTCGCCGCAAAACGTGTATCAAGGTCCCAACGGCTACCTGCTGCGCATGGTGCGCTCCGAACTTTCAGGCGGCAAAAAAGCGCCATTCACTGCCGACGAAATCGACACTGGCGGCTACAAAATTACGACCACCATCGACAAGGGCAAGCAAGATCTAATGAACCAGGTGGCCTCGCCTTCCAATCCGGCAAAGCACCTGCCCGAAGGCCTACAGGTGGGAGGTATTTCCGTCAACCCCAAGGACGGGTCGGTTATCTCCTTCTATGCGGGCGACGACTACTTACAGCACCAGCTCAACAATGCCAGCCAGGCCACCTTCCAGGTCGGGTCCACCATGAAAGTGTTTACGCTCTTGGGCGCCATACAAGACGGTGTGAGCTTGAACACGGTGTTTAATGGAAACTCGCCGCGCACTTTCAAATCCGTGGGTCGGGCCGTGTCCAACGCCGAGAATATCAGCTATGGCTATGTCAACCTGTACTCGGCCTTGGCAAATTCGGTCAACACCGCATTCATGGACCTCAATGAGCACGTAACCCCGCAAAAAACTGCCCAAATTGCGCACACAGCCGGCATTGAAGGCAAGATTGATGATTCCACAACTTTTGACACTTTAGGCGTAGATGCCCTCTCAGCCTATGACCTGACGCAGGGCTACCAAACTATAGCAAACGGCGGAAAAAAGATTCCCCTTCATTTAGTTGCAGAAGTCAAGGATTCTAAGAATCAAGAACTCTACAAGCCCACCACCCTCGGCGAACAGGTTTTCAACGCCGACCAGGTGGCCCTCCTACAAAAAGCTATGACCGGCACCGTGCAGTACGGCACCGGCACCCAGGCGCGCTCAATAGGCAAAACAATTGCCGCCAAGACCGGAACCGCCAACGACGACACTGCTGCTTCTGTAGCCGGATTCACTCCCTCCGTGCTGACCACTTTCGGCATCTGGTACCCGGGCGCAGACGGCTCAGCGCAGAAAATCCCCAATTTCATGGGCTACCCGCACGGCTCAGGCTACCCCACCTATTTGTTTACTCAGTATATGAAACAGGCGACTGCCGATATGGCCGAAGAAAAGTTCCCTGCGGCCAAAGACACTGGCAAGGTGGGCGGCCCGGACGGCACTTGGGGCACGGGCGGCTACAGCTATCAACGCTCGTACAACTACAATTACAACAATTACAACTACGGCAATCAAAACTACCAGAACCAGCAGCAGGGCACCCAGAAGCCGCAAACACAAACCCAGCCGCAAACCCAGCAGGGCACGCAGCAGAGCGCCCAGCCTGCACCCGCACCATCGACCCAGCCCGCCCAACCGGCTCAACCCCAGCAAAGCGCCCCCGCACAGCCCGCCCAACCCCAGCAGTCCTCCGGTCAGTAA